The nucleotide sequence CGTTCAACTGCAGCGTATTACTCAGAACACGGAAACGCCCGGATGAATATTGTCGCGTCAGAGTGGTTTCCACATCCCCTGATGGCAAAATATTATGCGAAAGTGAACGCATACCGCGATCGGCGACTTGATAGCCCACCCCACCCGAAGCGTACCAGTTATTATTAAAGTAGTGTTTCAGACGGGTGCTGGCTGTTTTCGTTATCAGATCGAGGCCTGCAAAGCTCTGTCCGTATCCCTGTTTCGTAATATCCGGCGCTTTGGGTAGTTGCATCGTCGGCCCATAGGCAAAATCACCGGCATAGCCCATTTTCCTGAAGCGATATTCGCTGGCGTTAATTTCCAGGACCGTATCAGGCGAGATATTCCAGTCAAACGCGACGCTGGCTAATTGCCGTCTTAGCGTGCTGTTGCTGATATTCCCTTCGCCTTCATCGTGCAGCAGGTTGATGCGATAGCCGAACTGGTTTTCGTCCCCCACATGTCCGCCCAGATCGGCATGCCCCATCGCGGCACCTTTACCGAAATAGCCTACGGTAAAACGATTCAGCGTTTGAGCCGTAGGCCTTTTTTGTGTGAAGTTGAATTGACCTGCGGGGCTGGCAGGCCCATACAGTGCGCCAGTCAGGCTGTTAATCACATCCAGCCGCTCCAGCATTTCCACCGGGAATGCCGTGGTAGAAATAATGTTCAACCCATCCAACCGGCTGTTTGCCAATACATTCCCCTGCATACCGCGACTCTGTGGGCGACCTACGTCAATGCCGCCCCGTGCCTGCATCTGGCTGGACGAGTTGTACTTCAGGAGGTCGTTAACGTTCTTCGCCTGCTGATTGGCAATCATGGCTTCCGTCACGGTCGTGGTCGAGTACGGCGTGTCCAGTCGTGAACGTTTCCCCAGCGGCCCGATCTCCACATCATCGGTCGTCATGCCAGCGCCAGCCAGATTCGCATTCGCCTCACTGCGCTCTGCCTTAACGACCATAACGTCAGCCGCTTTTGCCTTTTCGCTGTCTTTACTCGTTATCGGTTCGGCGCTCAATACAGGTGGAACAACCACCATTAATGCTGGCAATAACCACTGTGCTTTTTTTCTATTATTTTTTCGGGCTTTCATCCGCTATATCCCTGTTGGTCAATATCATGTCAATTATCGGTATGTAATTTTTTATATATCGCCGCATACTATACAGACATGACAAAAAGAAAATAAGGAGAGCGATAGAGGGATTTATTTTATAAAGCGTTGAATTTTAAAAATTAAAATATAAAAACGAGGCGTATAACTGATACCCCAAAGTGGGCAGCGGATATCCAAGAAAAGGAAGGGACAGAGCGTCTTTCAACGTTGCACAGCAACGGCCCGCAGGGTGACGGACTAGGATGTCCGTCATAAAAAAATCCAGAAACGTTTTCACGCTTCTGGATTTTTAGAGTTAACCACGTTGGCGTATATCAGGCCGTTTTCTCAAAGGCTTGATACACCAGAGACGTAATTACTGGCCTTTAACTTCTTTCAGACCGTTGAACGGTGCAGAATCACCCAGCGCTTCTTCGATACGAATCAGCTGGTTGTATTTAGCAACGCGGTCAGAACGGCTCATAGAACCGGTTTTGATCTGGCCAGCCGCTGTACCTACTGCC is from Pectobacterium carotovorum and encodes:
- a CDS encoding TonB-dependent siderophore receptor, with protein sequence MKARKNNRKKAQWLLPALMVVVPPVLSAEPITSKDSEKAKAADVMVVKAERSEANANLAGAGMTTDDVEIGPLGKRSRLDTPYSTTTVTEAMIANQQAKNVNDLLKYNSSSQMQARGGIDVGRPQSRGMQGNVLANSRLDGLNIISTTAFPVEMLERLDVINSLTGALYGPASPAGQFNFTQKRPTAQTLNRFTVGYFGKGAAMGHADLGGHVGDENQFGYRINLLHDEGEGNISNSTLRRQLASVAFDWNISPDTVLEINASEYRFRKMGYAGDFAYGPTMQLPKAPDITKQGYGQSFAGLDLITKTASTRLKHYFNNNWYASGGVGYQVADRGMRSLSHNILPSGDVETTLTRQYSSGRFRVLSNTLQLNGHIDTDGPSHDVVFSTTGYQWTMFSSPGEDDEYTLGTSPINAPRHYNDPSDGRYYAGSGHYKSSRTSQQAITAGDTITFNDRWSAMGVVSQSWLTSRSFTNDSVQRATGTSPTVSLMYKPLPNVMTYVAYADSLEQGDTAPNSAVNKAQTLKPYRSTQYEAGVKSQWDGLNLNAAVFRLERPYAYVDSADNVFKEQGKQVNTGLELMADGEVFSGLHVYGGMTLLDPKLTDTGIEATTNKRVVGVPKFQANLLTEYSHPSYPNMVYTANLHYTGKRVANNTNTAWVDSYMTLDLGTRYGFKLYDKPAAFRVSLNNVTNEHYWSSLFPYRQNGENRGSSAFVGDPREIRASLTVDW